A genomic stretch from Chitinophaga agri includes:
- a CDS encoding RNA polymerase sigma factor: MTKTEFLDHTMPHQAIIFKVVNIYTDNKEDKEDLLQEIWLQLWLSYPRFRGQSKLSTWMYQVALNTALTYTRKSATRDKHLRQAAAVAVTHEQENVQHEQERLLWDNIRSLQKAEKALILLYIDGISYREIAEITGDSESNVGTKLSRIRQKLKDLITSEKIKQ, from the coding sequence ATGACCAAAACCGAGTTCCTGGACCATACCATGCCTCACCAGGCTATTATCTTTAAAGTGGTCAATATCTATACAGATAACAAAGAGGATAAAGAAGACCTGTTGCAGGAGATCTGGTTGCAGTTGTGGTTGTCTTATCCACGGTTCCGCGGTCAGAGCAAGCTTTCTACCTGGATGTACCAGGTAGCCCTGAACACCGCCCTGACTTACACCAGGAAATCTGCCACGCGTGATAAACACCTCCGGCAGGCAGCTGCGGTAGCTGTCACCCACGAGCAGGAGAATGTCCAGCATGAGCAGGAGCGCCTGTTATGGGACAATATCCGTTCCCTGCAGAAGGCAGAGAAAGCCCTCATCCTCCTATACATTGATGGCATTAGTTACAGGGAGATCGCAGAGATCACCGGTGACTCTGAAAGCAATGTAGGAACAAAGCTGAGCCGCATCAGGCAGAAACTGAAAGATTTAATTACCAGTGAAAAAATCAAGCAATAA
- a CDS encoding PH domain-containing protein — protein MGLFSGLLGNAGAVDQAQLIKDYGKLLTPNESIELGFKLIRDTFIFTNKRLILVDKQGITGSKVEYLSITYKSISRFSIETAGTFDLDAELKIWISSEVQPSIRKQFNKSVDVYEVQKVLAQHVLG, from the coding sequence ATGGGACTTTTCTCCGGATTACTCGGCAATGCTGGCGCTGTAGACCAGGCGCAGCTCATCAAAGATTATGGCAAACTCCTGACTCCAAACGAAAGCATTGAACTGGGGTTCAAACTCATCAGGGACACATTCATCTTCACAAACAAACGTCTTATCCTGGTTGACAAGCAGGGTATTACCGGCAGCAAAGTGGAATACCTGAGCATTACCTACAAAAGCATTTCCCGCTTTAGTATCGAAACGGCCGGCACATTTGACCTGGACGCAGAACTGAAGATCTGGATCTCCAGTGAAGTACAACCCAGCATCCGCAAACAGTTTAATAAGTCTGTGGATGTATATGAAGTACAGAAGGTACTGGCCCAGCATGTACTGGGATAA
- a CDS encoding helix-turn-helix domain-containing protein, which produces MDYQKDHFPVLSIQAFSQGRSADCTVLFHELLGERSIDEAHKHDFFIVILFEKGKGSHTIDFVEHTIADYQLHMVFPEQVHQWKIAQETVGYQLMIGRERFETFLPYLRFSAAFYQHHPVIDLAEDVFNTLLYEFKSVKNELEATAIFWELIQARCSTIGLLISRVAENVFKDLDSYSSNAILPRFISLTDRHFKAQRSVAFYASEIGISANYLNMVCKKQLNVSASSLIQNRVLLEAKRLLKASEMTVKEIVFDLGFYDHANFSKFFKSHTGMTPSEFKELK; this is translated from the coding sequence ATGGACTATCAGAAAGATCATTTTCCGGTATTAAGTATTCAGGCGTTCAGTCAGGGTAGATCTGCCGACTGTACCGTCCTGTTTCATGAGCTGCTGGGAGAGCGGTCTATCGATGAAGCCCACAAACATGACTTCTTCATTGTAATACTTTTTGAAAAGGGAAAAGGCTCACACACCATTGATTTCGTGGAGCACACCATCGCCGACTATCAGTTACATATGGTCTTTCCAGAACAGGTGCATCAATGGAAAATAGCGCAGGAAACCGTCGGCTATCAACTGATGATAGGAAGGGAGCGGTTTGAGACTTTCCTCCCTTATCTCCGTTTCTCCGCGGCTTTCTACCAGCATCACCCGGTGATAGACCTTGCAGAAGACGTTTTTAATACGCTGCTATACGAGTTTAAGTCCGTAAAAAACGAACTGGAAGCAACCGCCATCTTCTGGGAGCTGATACAGGCCCGTTGCAGCACGATCGGTCTGCTGATCAGTCGTGTGGCGGAGAACGTTTTCAAAGACCTGGATAGCTATAGCTCCAACGCGATCCTTCCCCGTTTTATCAGTTTGACCGACAGGCATTTTAAAGCACAACGGTCTGTCGCCTTCTACGCCAGTGAGATCGGGATCTCTGCTAACTATCTGAATATGGTCTGCAAAAAGCAACTGAACGTCTCTGCCTCGTCCCTGATCCAGAACAGGGTACTGCTGGAGGCTAAACGATTACTGAAAGCATCTGAAATGACGGTGAAAGAGATCGTATTTGACCTGGGCTTTTATGATCATGCCAACTTCTCAAAGTTTTTCAAGTCCCACACGGGCATGACCCCTTCTGAATTTAAAGAACTGAAGTGA
- the katG gene encoding catalase/peroxidase HPI yields MGKESNDISKCPFHNGTLKSNVGGGGTRNRDWWPNQLKLNILRQHSTMSDPFGKQFNYAEAFKSLDLEAVKKDLHALMTDSQEWWPADFGHYGPLFIRMAWHSAGTYRVTDGRGGAGGGQQRFAPLNSWPDNVSLDKARRLLWPIKQKYGSSISWADLLILTGNVALESMGFKTFGFAGGREDKWEADEDVYWGAETTWLGGDLRYAHGSPGVEGQGIVSSDDDADGDIHSRNLEKPLAAVQMGLIYVNPEGPDGNPDPIAAAKDIRDTFGRMAMNDEETVALIAGGHSFGKTHGAAPSTHVGKEPEAAGLEAQGLGWSNSYGSGKGADTITSGLEVIWTKTPTQWSNNFFENLFAFDWELTKSPAGAHQWVAKNAESFIPDAYDSNKKHRPTMLTTDLALRMDPGFEKISRHFLQNPDAFADAFARAWFKLTHRDMGPRARYLGPDVPAEELLWQDPVPAVDHPLIDDNDIASLKATILDAGLTVSELVGTAWASASTFRGSDKRGGANGARIRLAPQKDWQVNNPIQLQKVLDKLEGIQQAFNGAQSGGKKVSLADLIVLAGAAGIEKAAKDAGQAVTVPFTPGRTDATQDKTDVESVAYLEPLADGFRNYRRSRVPASTEELLIDKAQLLTLTAPELTVLLGGLRVLNINYDGSNHGVFTATPGVLTNDFFVNLLDMNTAWKAMSDDKELYLGTDRTTSANKWTATRADLVFGSNAELRAIAEVYASSDGKEKFLKDFVAAWTKVSNLDRFDIA; encoded by the coding sequence ATGGGAAAAGAGTCAAACGACATTAGTAAATGCCCCTTTCACAATGGCACTCTGAAAAGCAACGTTGGCGGTGGCGGCACCAGAAACCGCGACTGGTGGCCTAACCAACTAAAGTTAAACATCCTGCGTCAGCATTCCACCATGTCGGATCCTTTCGGCAAGCAGTTCAATTATGCGGAAGCATTTAAAAGTCTGGACCTGGAAGCCGTGAAAAAAGACCTGCATGCATTGATGACTGACTCACAGGAATGGTGGCCGGCGGACTTCGGACATTACGGTCCGTTATTCATCCGTATGGCCTGGCACAGTGCAGGTACCTACCGGGTAACAGACGGACGTGGTGGCGCTGGTGGCGGACAGCAACGTTTCGCACCGCTGAACAGCTGGCCTGATAACGTTAGTCTGGATAAGGCACGCAGACTGCTCTGGCCGATCAAACAAAAGTATGGAAGCAGCATCTCCTGGGCCGACCTGCTGATCCTGACAGGTAACGTGGCACTGGAATCAATGGGCTTTAAGACATTTGGTTTTGCTGGTGGTCGTGAAGACAAATGGGAAGCAGATGAGGATGTATACTGGGGTGCAGAAACAACCTGGCTGGGTGGCGACCTGCGTTATGCGCATGGCTCACCAGGTGTAGAAGGTCAGGGCATTGTTTCATCTGATGATGATGCAGATGGTGATATCCACTCCCGCAATCTGGAGAAGCCACTGGCTGCCGTACAGATGGGACTGATCTATGTGAATCCTGAAGGTCCTGATGGTAATCCTGATCCAATTGCAGCAGCAAAAGATATCCGTGATACCTTCGGTCGGATGGCAATGAATGATGAAGAAACCGTAGCGCTGATAGCAGGTGGACACAGTTTCGGTAAAACCCATGGCGCCGCTCCATCCACACACGTGGGTAAAGAGCCGGAAGCTGCGGGACTGGAAGCACAGGGACTTGGCTGGAGTAACAGCTATGGCTCGGGTAAAGGTGCCGACACGATCACCAGCGGACTAGAAGTGATCTGGACCAAGACACCTACGCAATGGAGCAACAACTTCTTCGAGAACCTTTTTGCTTTTGACTGGGAGCTGACCAAGAGTCCTGCAGGCGCTCATCAATGGGTAGCTAAAAATGCAGAAAGCTTCATCCCCGATGCGTATGACAGCAACAAAAAGCACCGGCCTACCATGTTGACAACCGACCTGGCACTGAGAATGGACCCGGGCTTTGAAAAGATCTCCAGGCACTTCCTGCAGAATCCTGATGCTTTTGCAGACGCATTCGCGAGGGCATGGTTTAAATTAACACACAGAGATATGGGACCACGCGCCCGTTACCTGGGACCTGATGTTCCGGCAGAAGAGCTGCTCTGGCAGGACCCGGTACCGGCGGTAGACCATCCACTCATCGATGACAATGATATTGCATCGCTGAAAGCAACTATACTGGACGCAGGTCTGACTGTATCGGAACTGGTGGGTACAGCATGGGCCTCAGCGTCTACTTTCCGTGGGTCAGACAAACGCGGTGGCGCCAATGGTGCACGGATCCGCCTGGCACCTCAGAAAGACTGGCAGGTGAATAATCCGATCCAGTTACAGAAAGTATTAGACAAGCTGGAAGGTATTCAGCAGGCTTTCAACGGCGCACAGTCCGGCGGTAAGAAAGTTTCCCTGGCGGACCTGATCGTACTGGCAGGTGCTGCGGGTATCGAGAAAGCAGCGAAAGACGCCGGACAGGCCGTAACAGTGCCATTCACACCTGGCCGTACGGACGCTACACAGGATAAAACTGATGTTGAATCAGTTGCTTACCTGGAGCCGCTGGCCGATGGCTTCCGTAACTACCGGAGGTCACGCGTACCTGCATCTACTGAAGAACTGCTGATTGACAAAGCGCAGTTACTGACGCTGACAGCGCCCGAGCTGACGGTATTATTAGGTGGCTTACGCGTGCTGAACATCAACTATGATGGTTCCAATCATGGTGTATTCACGGCTACTCCGGGTGTACTGACCAACGATTTCTTCGTAAATCTGCTGGACATGAACACCGCATGGAAAGCGATGTCAGACGACAAGGAACTGTACCTGGGTACCGACCGTACGACCAGCGCTAACAAATGGACTGCCACCCGTGCAGACCTGGTGTTTGGATCTAACGCTGAACTGAGAGCCATTGCAGAGGTGTATGCCAGCAGCGATGGAAAAGAAAAGTTCCTCAAAGACTTCGTAGCTGCCTGGACGAAAGTATCCAACCTGGATAGATTTGACATAGCCTAA
- a CDS encoding TraB/GumN family protein has translation MSTCKLIRTILVALALAFTALTPAVAQKQPQNGLLWEISGRNMTAPAYLFGTIHLYDTSTYQLPQPPFELLEKTGRVYFELDFGKINMAEMSAGMFITDTSQYINKLLDPVSLARLNKLLEGSASAKMLGDRVYTIKPLFVSVMLLGNEKTSSVDLELYKAAMSGKHAVGGLETVKEQMEAFNTMSIAAQTEALRQFLSNDLSGQEILSKMTAIYARQNITNMLKELEQFMPLDANTSETLVNKRNIIMTDRIDSLLQQQEHPLIAVGAGHLGSDAGIVELLRKKGYTLKNIPFTIKKAHE, from the coding sequence ATGAGCACATGTAAGTTAATCAGAACTATCTTGGTTGCACTGGCACTGGCCTTTACAGCATTGACTCCGGCAGTTGCGCAAAAGCAGCCGCAAAACGGATTATTATGGGAAATATCCGGCAGGAACATGACAGCTCCTGCCTATTTGTTTGGTACCATTCACTTGTATGACACCAGCACCTATCAGCTGCCACAACCTCCTTTCGAGCTGCTGGAGAAGACGGGCAGGGTCTACTTCGAACTGGACTTTGGTAAAATAAATATGGCGGAAATGAGCGCGGGTATGTTTATTACCGACACGTCTCAGTATATTAACAAATTACTGGATCCGGTTTCACTGGCCAGGCTGAATAAATTACTGGAGGGTTCCGCCAGTGCAAAGATGCTGGGAGACAGGGTCTATACCATAAAACCGCTGTTTGTATCAGTGATGCTGCTTGGTAATGAAAAAACTTCTTCTGTGGACCTGGAATTATACAAGGCCGCCATGTCCGGGAAACATGCAGTAGGTGGCCTGGAAACAGTCAAAGAACAAATGGAGGCATTTAATACCATGAGCATCGCGGCACAGACAGAGGCCCTGCGCCAGTTCCTCAGCAATGACCTGTCAGGACAGGAAATACTGTCAAAGATGACGGCTATTTACGCCAGACAAAATATTACAAACATGCTGAAAGAACTGGAACAGTTCATGCCATTGGATGCCAATACCAGTGAAACGCTGGTCAATAAAAGAAACATCATCATGACTGACCGTATAGACTCCCTTTTGCAGCAGCAAGAACATCCGCTCATAGCAGTAGGAGCCGGACACCTGGGCAGTGATGCCGGTATTGTTGAACTTTTAAGAAAGAAAGGATATACCCTGAAAAATATCCCTTTTACGATCAAAAAGGCGCATGAGTAA
- a CDS encoding class I SAM-dependent methyltransferase, with translation MLNDTNKPEFWETAFKEKQEMWGFQPSRSAVIVNDFFVREGVRNILIPGIGYGRNAQLFKDNGMTVTGIEISETAIEMARKHYGPDMVIHHGSVTAMPFDAYKYDGIFCYALIHLLDGEERAKLISDCYNQLSEGGYMVFTVISRTAQTYGQGTMIGKDRFEMFGGVKMFFYDHTSIQEEFGNAGLFEITAVQENYPFFLIKCRKDGSSTAG, from the coding sequence ATGCTAAATGATACCAATAAGCCGGAGTTCTGGGAGACTGCCTTTAAAGAAAAGCAGGAGATGTGGGGTTTTCAGCCGTCAAGGTCCGCCGTAATAGTGAACGACTTTTTTGTCAGGGAAGGCGTGAGGAACATCCTGATTCCCGGTATTGGCTATGGCCGGAATGCGCAGCTATTCAAAGACAACGGCATGACGGTTACCGGCATAGAGATCTCTGAGACTGCCATAGAAATGGCTCGGAAGCATTATGGACCGGATATGGTGATACATCACGGGTCCGTCACTGCGATGCCTTTTGATGCGTACAAGTATGATGGCATATTCTGCTATGCATTGATCCATTTGCTCGATGGTGAAGAAAGAGCTAAGCTGATCAGCGATTGTTACAATCAGTTGTCCGAAGGTGGATATATGGTTTTTACTGTCATCTCCAGGACGGCACAGACCTATGGACAGGGAACCATGATCGGGAAGGACCGCTTTGAAATGTTTGGAGGGGTGAAGATGTTCTTTTATGACCATACCTCCATTCAGGAGGAGTTTGGGAATGCGGGGTTATTTGAAATAACAGCGGTACAGGAGAACTACCCGTTCTTCCTCATCAAGTGCAGGAAGGATGGGAGTAGTACTGCCGGATAG
- a CDS encoding PorT family protein, with the protein MKLPIPILICMLSAPFATAQKTALKVNVSANTSLLPDFRNEVVYVERFVIPDLVRIDNAVSPPAVTQTAATTNARIGFNLEVEAVKPLNGHWKWSLAIGVMQLKYDYDTYMGQSAENRPMYLSELSKKHGDTRFTYVTARPLNVTRSLGRFSVQAGPVFNYLIDKQFSNVIVRYDASTGAASGGTFETKGDARRLVWGGHFNMRFAVVKQLEMMVGAQYFFNSLYKKEGTYEELRDKSKALQLQAGVSYKVSSLFR; encoded by the coding sequence ATGAAACTCCCCATACCTATCCTGATCTGTATGCTGAGTGCCCCTTTTGCGACCGCCCAGAAAACAGCGCTGAAAGTTAACGTCAGTGCTAATACCAGTCTGCTACCGGACTTCCGGAACGAGGTCGTGTATGTGGAGCGTTTTGTCATACCTGATCTGGTCCGTATTGACAATGCCGTTTCTCCGCCAGCTGTTACACAGACGGCTGCCACTACTAATGCCCGGATAGGCTTTAACCTTGAAGTGGAAGCAGTGAAACCATTGAACGGTCACTGGAAATGGTCCCTCGCCATAGGTGTTATGCAGCTTAAATATGACTATGACACCTATATGGGGCAATCAGCGGAAAACAGGCCCATGTATTTAAGCGAACTTTCGAAAAAACATGGAGATACACGGTTTACCTACGTGACTGCCCGTCCGTTGAATGTAACGCGGTCCTTGGGTCGGTTTTCGGTACAGGCAGGCCCTGTATTTAATTACCTCATCGACAAACAATTCAGCAACGTGATCGTTCGTTATGATGCCAGTACAGGCGCCGCTTCCGGCGGTACATTTGAAACAAAGGGCGATGCCCGGCGGCTGGTGTGGGGTGGTCATTTCAATATGCGTTTTGCGGTAGTGAAGCAACTGGAGATGATGGTTGGCGCTCAGTATTTCTTCAACTCACTTTATAAGAAAGAAGGTACGTACGAAGAACTGCGGGATAAAAGCAAAGCATTACAGTTACAGGCGGGCGTAAGTTACAAGGTAAGCAGCCTGTTTCGATGA
- a CDS encoding amidohydrolase, which produces MRATNISRKDFIRNSAMATLGLGLTPSLLATAHAEAPAGDGPSATGGKKTKWKNVRLETGFEYEGEEVIATKTDLFCIEAADGRITAISPNDPKANATDAKGWLMLPAFKDMHIHLDKTFYGGPWKAARKKTNGVKGMIALEQQILPDMLRTSTAHAERTIELLQSCGSGFARSHVNIEPTSRLDSLKNLQKALEHKKTTFGAELVAFPQHGLFYTDSVPYMKEAATMDIDFIGGVDPFSLDGEIAKPMDFIVKLALDNNKGIDIHLHESGESGLKTVEYLIDRVNENPVLKGKTFLSHCFVLAKLEKAKQEEIADRLAQAQIGIMSTIPFGGLIMPIPTLYKYGVTVGTGNDSIIDHWNTWGLGSVLQKANVMAQLYGYATEFLLSRSLKLATYNVLPLDDKGNQQWPEKGDAADMVLLDASCSAEAVSRISPVKSLIHQGNIVF; this is translated from the coding sequence ATGCGCGCGACAAATATCTCCAGAAAGGATTTTATCAGGAATTCGGCTATGGCCACCCTGGGACTTGGCCTCACCCCTTCATTACTCGCCACGGCCCACGCTGAAGCGCCGGCAGGGGACGGACCATCTGCTACGGGAGGCAAAAAGACGAAATGGAAGAATGTCAGACTGGAAACAGGATTTGAATATGAAGGAGAGGAGGTCATCGCTACAAAAACGGACTTATTTTGTATAGAAGCAGCCGATGGCCGGATCACGGCCATATCGCCTAATGACCCGAAAGCCAATGCGACTGATGCAAAAGGATGGCTCATGCTGCCGGCTTTTAAAGATATGCATATCCACCTGGACAAGACGTTCTACGGTGGTCCCTGGAAGGCCGCCAGAAAGAAGACAAACGGCGTCAAAGGCATGATCGCACTGGAACAGCAGATCCTTCCGGACATGCTCAGGACCTCCACCGCTCATGCCGAAAGGACTATCGAACTGTTACAGTCCTGTGGCTCCGGTTTCGCCAGAAGCCACGTGAACATCGAGCCTACTTCCAGACTCGATTCGCTGAAAAACCTGCAAAAAGCGCTGGAGCATAAAAAGACCACCTTCGGGGCCGAACTGGTCGCCTTCCCGCAACATGGCCTGTTCTATACCGACTCCGTGCCTTACATGAAGGAAGCGGCTACAATGGATATTGATTTTATCGGTGGCGTTGATCCGTTCTCTCTGGATGGCGAGATCGCTAAACCAATGGACTTTATCGTAAAACTTGCCCTTGATAACAATAAAGGCATCGATATACACCTGCACGAATCCGGAGAGTCCGGTCTGAAGACGGTAGAATACCTCATCGACAGGGTCAATGAGAACCCTGTGCTGAAAGGCAAAACCTTCCTCAGCCACTGTTTTGTACTGGCCAAACTGGAAAAGGCCAAACAGGAGGAAATAGCAGATAGGCTGGCACAGGCGCAGATAGGTATCATGTCTACCATTCCCTTCGGTGGACTGATCATGCCTATCCCTACCCTCTATAAATATGGGGTGACTGTCGGCACGGGTAATGACAGCATCATTGACCACTGGAATACCTGGGGACTGGGTAGCGTATTGCAAAAGGCAAACGTGATGGCTCAGCTATATGGTTACGCTACTGAGTTCCTGTTGTCCAGAAGTCTGAAGCTGGCCACCTACAACGTACTTCCGCTGGATGATAAAGGCAATCAGCAATGGCCTGAAAAAGGGGATGCTGCGGACATGGTACTCCTGGATGCCAGCTGCTCAGCAGAAGCCGTATCCCGTATATCACCAGTGAAATCGCTCATCCACCAGGGTAATATTGTTTTCTGA
- the rpiA gene encoding ribose 5-phosphate isomerase A: MTDHKLAAAKAAAKMISAGQTIGLGGGKTIVYLASQLAEDPALLSSLTVTSSSFDTTVLLHELGFRLVAPSLISQLDIYFDGCDVFDRQLNALKSGGGIHVMEKLLAAAAEQFVLLGDAGKRREALDPQYPLAIELLPQALGIVRRKIAQLYPGTRFVQRLSSEKNGALISDNGNMLADIYFDTFPDLTQLDRQVKMIPGIVGHSLFLKMAHKAVISGENGIEEVLPAGTDHSSVHA, encoded by the coding sequence ATGACAGACCATAAACTGGCAGCGGCGAAAGCCGCAGCTAAGATGATCAGCGCCGGACAGACCATCGGGTTAGGCGGTGGCAAAACCATTGTATACCTGGCCAGCCAGCTGGCGGAAGACCCCGCTTTGTTGTCATCACTGACCGTCACTTCTTCCTCGTTTGACACGACGGTGCTGCTGCATGAACTGGGCTTCCGGCTTGTGGCACCTTCACTTATCAGTCAGCTGGATATTTACTTTGATGGATGTGATGTATTTGACAGGCAGCTGAACGCATTAAAAAGCGGCGGCGGGATCCATGTCATGGAGAAACTGCTGGCAGCAGCGGCAGAACAGTTCGTATTACTGGGAGATGCCGGTAAACGCCGGGAAGCGTTGGATCCCCAATACCCGCTGGCCATAGAACTGCTGCCGCAGGCGCTGGGGATCGTACGCCGGAAGATCGCTCAACTGTATCCGGGTACCAGGTTCGTACAGCGCCTGAGCAGCGAAAAGAATGGTGCACTCATTTCCGATAATGGCAATATGCTGGCGGATATCTACTTCGACACATTCCCTGATCTGACCCAACTGGATAGGCAGGTTAAAATGATTCCAGGCATAGTGGGACATTCCTTATTCCTGAAAATGGCCCATAAGGCGGTCATATCCGGCGAAAATGGCATTGAAGAGGTGTTACCTGCTGGTACAGATCATTCTTCTGTCCATGCATAA
- a CDS encoding serine hydrolase, with amino-acid sequence MPVPSFKAICLLVSGILFQLQLSAHNGSIAYAYPLGKIKVDGDLSDWPRDAIRYKIAVHPSDTRPKNDADLSGFFQLGYNENNQSLYLAFTITDDDFIEDTSANVRWNTQDGLELSIDARHLITGSGVASFMYSQKLRNTNNAFYDPFASKATWEMMEVAMIRRGNTRYYEWRIRLGDQLAVGKSIGLDFHVFDKDKDGSFSWSAWGQGGSKYVNPNSLGDVLLLPAGAKLATISGKLRWDKTSATRLPGRIRLDNPGKPGLWLTAMVDSLGNYTTLVPAGKYMLTLADTYYHPDKQLYAAKEETPVTVVVKSGQQVTAKDVVLSNTPMPDMIPDSGLLLADFTAGSAAQTDRFIETYRQYYGIPGVSLALIKDGKLVYHKTYGVTNTMTGQKVTDSTLFEAASITKPVFALAVEKLAERGVIDLDKPLYLYLPYKDIEYDERYKLITARHVLTHRTGFPNWRWINDNGKLDLKFTPGTSFGYSGEGFEYLKMVVEKITGKKVEQVLEEEVIQPVGLYHTFFSKNDSLQRVVAFGHINKLPNNNDLPENPGMAYSMHTEAAIFTRFMLYLMEQKGLKASTYDTIFSKHSDYPFDDSDRPKVPTYMGMSLEIRETPYGKTFGHGGNNGDFKCQFEVYKDMKMGYAIFTNSDTSDELLDNMRKFLVEGKD; translated from the coding sequence ATGCCAGTCCCATCTTTTAAAGCGATTTGCCTGCTTGTATCAGGTATCCTGTTCCAACTACAGCTTTCTGCACATAACGGGAGTATTGCGTATGCCTATCCACTGGGTAAGATCAAAGTGGACGGTGACCTGTCAGACTGGCCCAGGGACGCGATCCGGTATAAAATAGCCGTGCATCCTTCGGACACCAGGCCGAAAAATGACGCAGACCTCTCCGGCTTTTTCCAGCTCGGGTATAATGAAAACAACCAGTCCCTGTACCTGGCATTTACTATTACAGATGATGACTTTATAGAAGACACCTCCGCCAATGTGCGGTGGAACACTCAGGACGGACTGGAGCTGAGCATTGATGCCCGCCACCTGATCACCGGTTCAGGAGTAGCGTCTTTTATGTACAGCCAGAAGCTGCGTAATACCAACAATGCGTTCTATGATCCTTTTGCCAGTAAAGCCACGTGGGAGATGATGGAAGTGGCGATGATACGCCGGGGCAATACCCGTTACTATGAATGGCGCATCCGGCTGGGAGATCAGTTAGCGGTAGGAAAGTCTATAGGGCTTGACTTTCACGTATTTGACAAAGACAAAGACGGTAGTTTCTCCTGGTCAGCCTGGGGACAAGGTGGTTCCAAATATGTCAATCCCAATAGCCTGGGCGACGTCCTTTTGCTGCCAGCCGGCGCCAAACTGGCGACAATCTCGGGGAAGTTACGCTGGGATAAGACTTCCGCTACCCGGTTACCCGGACGGATCAGACTGGACAACCCCGGCAAACCCGGACTTTGGTTAACCGCAATGGTCGATAGCCTGGGCAACTATACCACCTTAGTACCCGCAGGCAAATACATGCTTACCCTGGCAGATACCTACTATCACCCGGATAAACAATTGTATGCCGCCAAAGAGGAAACACCTGTCACCGTGGTGGTGAAGAGCGGGCAACAGGTAACCGCGAAGGACGTTGTGCTTTCCAATACCCCTATGCCTGACATGATCCCTGACAGCGGCCTATTGCTGGCCGACTTCACAGCGGGTAGTGCAGCACAGACGGACCGTTTCATCGAGACCTATCGTCAGTATTATGGTATTCCCGGCGTATCGCTGGCGCTGATCAAAGATGGGAAGCTGGTCTATCATAAGACTTACGGAGTCACGAATACCATGACAGGGCAGAAAGTGACAGACAGCACCTTATTTGAGGCAGCGTCTATTACGAAACCGGTATTTGCGCTGGCTGTTGAAAAGCTGGCAGAGCGTGGGGTGATCGACCTGGATAAACCCTTATACCTGTACCTCCCCTATAAAGATATTGAATACGACGAACGGTATAAGCTGATCACGGCCAGACATGTATTGACACACCGGACAGGCTTTCCTAACTGGCGCTGGATCAATGACAATGGAAAACTGGACCTGAAGTTTACGCCAGGTACATCTTTCGGCTATTCGGGAGAAGGCTTTGAATACCTGAAAATGGTGGTAGAGAAGATCACGGGGAAGAAGGTCGAACAGGTCCTGGAAGAAGAAGTGATCCAGCCTGTGGGACTTTACCACACTTTCTTCTCGAAGAATGACTCCCTCCAGCGGGTCGTTGCCTTTGGACATATCAATAAGCTACCCAACAATAACGACCTGCCGGAAAACCCGGGTATGGCCTATTCCATGCATACCGAGGCAGCTATCTTCACCCGGTTCATGTTGTACCTGATGGAACAGAAAGGGCTGAAAGCGAGTACCTACGATACCATTTTTTCCAAACATTCGGATTACCCCTTCGATGACTCTGACAGACCGAAAGTACCGACCTATATGGGCATGAGCCTTGAGATCAGGGAAACACCTTATGGAAAGACCTTTGGACATGGAGGCAATAACGGGGATTTCAAATGCCAGTTTGAAGTGTACAAGGATATGAAGATGGGATATGCTATTTTCACCAATTCGGATACATCGGATGAACTGCTGGACAATATGAGGAAGTTCCTGGTGGAAGGGAAAGATTAA